One Ornithinicoccus hortensis genomic window, TGTGCATCCGGAACCCGGGGGCGGCGTTGACCTCACAGATCGCGCCGCCGGTCTCCCGGACGGGGGCCGAGATGTCCGGGCAGATGAAGTCGATGCCGGCTACGTCCAGCCCGATCATCCGGGCCGCCTCCTCGGCGATCTCGACGTTCTCCGGGTGGGCGTCGAAGGTGCGGTCGACCGAGATGCCACCGGTGGACATGTTGCCGGTCAGCGCGAGCTTGACCATCTCGCCCTCGGGCGGCACCGAGTCCAGCTCGAAGCCCTGCATCCGGACCAGTTCCTCGGCCTGCTCGTTCACGGTGATCCGGGTGAGCACCTTCTCGTGGCCGACGCCGCGTCGAGGGTCGGCGTTGGTGATCTCCACCAGTTCGTTGATGGTGTGCGTCCCGTCGCCGATGACGTGGGCCGGGACCCGCTCGGCGATCGCCTGCATCCGGCCGCCGACGATGAGGCAGCGGTAGTCGTTGCCGGTGATGAACGACTCGACGACCATCACCCCGCGCCGGGACTGGGCCGCCGCGACCGGGAAGTGGGCCCGGACCGCGGCCTCGTCCCCGAGGTTGATGCCGACGCCCCGGCCGTGGTTGCCGTCCAGCGGCTTCACCACGACGGGGTAGCCGATCCGCTCGGCGACCGCCACGGCGCCGTCCTCGGTGCGCACGGTGTCGGCCAGCGGCACCGGCAGGCCCGCCGAGCTCAGCAGCGTGTTGGTCAGCGACTTGTCGCCGGCGATGTCCACCGCGAGGGCACCGGTGCGGGAGGTCATCGTCGCCCGGATCCGCTGGGCGTGCACCCCCTGGCCGAGCTGGACCAGGGAGGCGGTGTTGAGCCGGATGAACGGGATGTCCCGGCTGGCAGCCTCCTCCAGGATCGCGGCGGTCGAGGGGCCGAAGGCGGTGCGCTGGGCCAGCCGCAGGAAGTTGTCGAGCTCCTCGGTGAAGTCGAACGACTCGTCGTGCTGGACCAGGTCGTTGACCATCCGGACCGCCAACTCGCCGGCGGCCAGGCCGACCCGCTCGTCGACGAACCCGAAGATCACGTTGTAGTGCCCCGGCTTGCCCTTGACCTGGCGGGTCTTGCCCCGGCGCAGGTCGTGACCGGCCTCGTTCTGCAGCTCGAGCGCGATGTGCTCGGTGATGTGCCCCATCCAGGTGCCCTCGTGCAGCCGCTCGACGAAGCCGCCCTGCCGGCCGCGGGAGCACACGTGGCGGGACAGCCCGGGCACCCACTCCAGCAACCGCTCGGTGAACCCCGGGACGGTGCTGGAGGGGTACTCCTCGAGCACGCCGAGGTCCACCACCAGGTGGATCGCCTGCTCGTAGCTCCAGACGTTCGGCCCACGGTAGACGCGCTTCTCGACGATGCGCAGCTCCGGTGCGGCGGGTCGGACGGGGGTGGCCTGGGTGTCGGTCACGGGCGTTTCTCCTTGATCTCAGCGGCGCATGGCCGCTGCGGCGTTGGCAGTGTCGTGCACGTCGGTGGGGGAGGTCACCACGGCGACCTCCGCGTGCATCTCGACGAAATCGGTCAGCCGGGCCTCGCCGAGGTCGAACGAGGAGCCGTACGGCAGGGAGTGGACCACGGCACCGGACACCATGAGGGGGGCGTCCCGGCGGGCCTCGTGGGCGTCGCTGATGGCCTGCCGCGCGTCCACGACATACACCGCGCCGGAGCCGACCACGGTGAGGTCGTTCTCGTCAGTGATCTCGGCGGCGGTGTCCTCGTCGATGCCGATCCCCAGCAGGCTGGGGGAGGCGGCCACGAGGGACAGCAGCCGGGCGTACCGGGTGCGCTGGTCGAAGTGCTGGTCCAGGATCACCCCGGACAGCAGGCCCAGCCCGGCCGTCAGCTGACTGGTGCGCTGCCGGGGGACCACGCCCTCCTCGCCCATCGAGATCATGAACTGGCTGAGCACCGAGGCGCCGGCCGAGGTGCCGCCGACGACGGCCCCCCGCTGGTAGGCGCGCCGGAGCGCGTCGTGCAGGGGCGTGCCGACGATGAGCTGCCCCAGCTTCAGCTGGTTGCCGCCGGTAATGAAGATGCCGGTGGCCCCGTCGATCCGCTCGATCAGCTCGGGGTCGCTGGACTCGGCCCGGGTGGCCGGGTTGACCTCCGTCACGTCCGGGGCGTGCAACCGGCCGAAGACGGCGCCGTAGACCTCGACGGCCTCGGCGGCCATGGACGAGGCGGTGGGGATCACCACGATCCGGGCGCTCCGCCCGCCCGCAAGCCGGACGAACCGGCGCAGCACCACCAGCCGGCGCCGTTTGTCCTCGGCCCCGCCGATGATGAACAGGGTGCGACGCACGTCGGGTGGGCTGGGGAACTGGTGCGGTGCCGGCGCAGACATAGGACGCACTCTATTGCGTCCCGGGCCCGCTTCCGTGCATCTGATCAGCCCTGGATGATCGTGCCCTTGCCGATCACCACGAGACCCGAATCGGTCACCGTGAAGCCCCGAGCCCGGTCCTCGTCGTGGTTGACCCCGATGCTGACCCCCGGCGGGATGACGACGTTCTTGTCGATGATGGCGCGGTGGATCTGGCAGCTGCGGCCCACGTCCACACCGTCCAACAGCACCGACTGGGACACCGCGCTGAAGCTGTGCACCCGCACCCGCGGGGACAGCACGGAGCCGCTGATCGACGCGCCGCTGACCACGACCCCGGGGGAGACGGCCGAGTTGACCGCGTTGCCGACCCGGTCCTGCGACCCGTGCACGAACTTGGCCGGCGGGTGGTAGCCGTAGTCGGTGTAGATCGGCCACTCCTCGTTGTAGAGGTTGAAGATCGGGTGCACCGACACCAGGTCCATGTGGGCCTCGTAGTAGGAGTCGATGGTCCCGACGTCGCGCCAGTAGCCGAGGTCGCGCTCGGTGGTGCCCGGCACCTCGTTGCCCTTGAAGTCGTAGACGTGGGCACCGCCCTGCGCCACGAACGCAGGCACGATGTCGCCGCCCATGTCGTGCTTGGAGCCGGGCAGGTCCGCGTCCGCCGTGATCGCCTCCTCCAGCGTCTCGGCGCTGAACACGTAGTTGCCCATCGAGGCGAGCACCTCGTGCGGGCTGTCCGCCAGGCCCTTGGGGTCCGTGGGCTTCTCCAGGAACTCCTCGATCCTGGTGTCGCTGTCGTCGGCGACCTGGATCACCCCGAACTGGTCGGCCAGCGAGATCGGCTGCCGGATCGCGGCGACCGTGACGCCGGCCCCGGTCTCGATGTGCTGGGCCACCATCTGGGAGAAGTCCATCCGGTAGACGTGGTCGGCGCCGAGGACCAGCACGATGTCCGGCTTCTCGTCGTGGATCAGGTTCATGCTCTGGTAGATCGCGTCGGCGCTGCCCTCGAACCAGCTCTTGCCGCGGCGCTGCTGGGCGGGGACCGGGGCCACGTAGTTGCCGAGCAGGTTGGACATCCGCCACGTCTTCGTGACGTGGGTGTCCAGGCTCTGGGACTTGTACTGGGTCAGCACGACGATCTTGAGGTAGCCGCTGTTCACCACGTTGGACAGGGCGAAGTCGATCAATCGGTAGATACCGCCGAACGGGACGGCCGGCTTCGCGCGGTCGGCGGTCAACGGCATCAGCCGTTTGCCCTCGCCACCGGCGAGCACGATTGCCAGAACCTTGGGGCGCGCAGTTCCTCGGGTCACCATGGCCCCAACCTAGGGCAACTCCGGGATCTCCTCTAGGGGTTGCGCCTACCGCTAGCGTGGGCCTCGTGAGAATCGACATCCTGACCCGCGAGTACCCGCCCCGCATCTACGGTGGCGCAGGGGTCCACGTGGCCGAGCTGACCCGGGCGCTGCGAGCCCTGCCGGACCTGCAGGTCCAGGTGCGCGCCTTCGACGAGCCCGTCCAGGAGGAGGGGACCACGGGGTACGGCGTCCCCGACACGGTGCGCGAGGCGAATGCGGCCCTGCGGACGCTGGGGGTGGACCTGGCCATGGCCGACGACGTCGCGACCTCCGGTGCCGACCTGGTCCACTCGCACACCTGGTACGCCAACATGGCCGGTCACCTCGGGGGTCTGCTGGGCGGCATCCCACACGTGCTGACGGCCCACTCGCTGGAGCCGATGCGCCCGTGGAAGGCCGAGCAACTGGGCGGCGGCTACGCGGTGAGTTCGTATGCCGAGCGCACGGCATACGAGGGTGCCGCGGGGGTGATCGCGGTGTCGGCGGGCATGCGCGAGGACATCCTGGCCAGCTATCCCCAGGTGGACCCGGCGAAGGTGCACGTGGTGCACAACGGGATCGACTCGCAGCTGTGGCAGCGGGACACCAGCGACGCCGCGCGGGCGGTCCTGGCCGAGCACGGGGTCGACCCGGACCGGCCCAGCGCCGTCTTCGTCGGCCGGATCACCCGGCAGAAGGGGCTGCCCTACCTGCTGCGGGCGCTGCGCGAGGTCCCGCCGGAGGTGCAGGTCGTGCTGCTGGCCGGTGCCCCGGACACGAAGGAGATCGCGGCCGAGGTGAAGGGACTCACCGACGAGCTGCGCACCCAGCGGGGCGCGGACTCCACCGTGGTGTGGATCGAGGAGATGCTGCCGCGCCAGCAGGTCATCGCGTTCCTGTCGCACGCCACGGTCTTCCTGTGCCCCTCCGTCTACGAGCCGCTCGGCATCGTCAACCTGGAGGCGATGGCCTGCGGTGCGGCGGTGGTGGCCACCGCGACCGGCGGCATCCCCGAGGTCGTCGTGGACGGGGAGACCGGCTGGCTGGTCCCGATCGCGCAGGTGACCGACGGGACCGGCACGCCGCTGGACCCCGACGCCTTCGTGGCCGACCTGGCCGCGGCGATCACCGACGCGGTCTCCGACCCGGAACGGGCCGCCCGGATGGGTGAGGCGGGCCGGCAGCGGGCCATCGAGCAGTTCTCCTGGACCACGGTCGCCGAGCGCACCCTCGAGGTCTACCGGCACGTCCTGGGCTGAGCGGTCAGCGCCAGCCGGCCAGGTGCAGGGCGGCGACGTTGGTCGCGGCCACCAGGGCCTGCGCGGCCCGGTCGTGCAGTTCCTGCAGGATCCGCTCGCGCTGGAGCGTGGTGGAGGAGTCGACGCTCTGCAGCCGCCCGTCCAGGCCGATCTCGGCCAGCGACGTGAGCGAGCCGGCGAGCTCGATGACCCGGACCGCGCGGGAGGGCAGGCCCTCGGGCACCCCCCAGTCCTGCGCGACCGTGCGCCGGGCCAGCCGTTCCAGGCCCTCGCCGGCCAGCGGGGCCCCCGAGGTCTCGGCCAGCCGACCGGTCAGGTCGGCGGCCGCACGGCGCAGCGCCAGCTCCACGTCGGGCAGCGCCACCGCCTGGACCACGTGGCTGGGGACCGGGTCGGCGTCGTAGCCGGTCCACCGCGCCTGCCACCCGCGGTCGCCCGGCGGACCGAACTCCTCGATGGTGGGCACCAGGGCCCCGCCGACGCCGGGTACGAAGACCAGTTCCTCGGCGTCCAGCGCCGCGGTCACCATCTCGGGTGGTCCTGCGGGCATCCCGGTGAGGTCACCGGGGCGGGGGAGCGCCACCAGGAGCACCTGCTCACCCAGGTCCCGCCACAGGCCGAGGCGGTCGGTCAGCCCGGTGCAGTGGTCCAGGTCCGGCATCGCCCGGTCGGCGACGTCCTCGACAGGCACGCGGCCGGCGAAGGCGGCGCTGGCCCACAACGCGACCCGCACACTGGCTGGGAGGACTGCCACGGCGGCATCGTATGCCGACCGACGCGCTGGACCCGGTAGGTGGCGCACGAGTGGGCGCCAACTAGTCTTGCCAGCCATGAGCGATGTCCTGGAATTCGCCGGAGTCGGGGTGCGGCGCGGTGACAACGCGCTCCTGCAGGACGTCGACTGGTCGGTCGAGGAGGGGGAGCGCTGGGTGGTCATCGGTCCCAACGGGGCCGGTAAGACCACGCTGCTGCAGGTCGCGGCGGCCCGGATGCACCCCACGACCGGCGTGGCCGGCATCCTCGGTGAGGTGCTGGGCACCGTCGACGTCTTCGAGTTGCGACCCCGGATCGGCCTGTCCAGCGCGGCCCTGGCCGAGCGGATCCCGGTGGAGGAGACGGTCTCGGACGTGGTGCTCACCGCGTCCTGGGCGGTCACCGGCCGGTGGCGCGAGGAGTACGACGGCCTCGACGTGGACCGGGCGACCGACCTGCTGGGCGCGCTCGGGGTCGCCCACCTCGCGCAGCGCCAGTACGGCACGCTCAGCGAGGGGGAGCGCAAGCGCGTGCAGATCGCCCGTGCCCTGATGACCGACCCCGAGCTGATGCTGCTCGACGAGCCGGCCGCCGGGCTCGACCTGCGCGGCCGGGAGGACCTGGTCGACCGGCTCCGCGCCCTGGCCGAGGACGTCACGGCGCCCGCCATGGTGCTGGTCACCCACCACGTGGAGGAGATCCCCCCGGGCTTCACCGACATCCTGATGCTGCGCGACGGCAAGGTGGTCGCCGCCGGTCCGATCGAGGTGACGCTCACCGCCGAGAACCTGTCGGAGACCTTCGGTCTCCCGCTGGTCGTGGACCGGCACGGCAGGCGCTGGGCGGCCCGCGCCGGCGACCGTCCGTGAGCTGGGTCGAGGCCCTCGTCATCATCCTGGCCGGGATGGGGGCCGGCACCATCAACACGATCGTCGGGTCCGGGACCCTGATCACCTTCCCGACCCTGCTGTTCTTCGGCTACCCGCCCGTCTCGGCCAACATCTCCAACAGCCTCGGCCTGGTGGCCGGCGGGCTGTCCGGCGCCTGGGGCTACCGCAAGGAACTGGTGACCTCCCGCCGGATGCTCGGCAAGCTGGCGCCGGCCAGCTTCGCCGGCTCCGTCATCGGGGCCCTGTTGCTGCTCGTGCTGCCCGAGT contains:
- a CDS encoding cyanophycinase; this encodes MSAPAPHQFPSPPDVRRTLFIIGGAEDKRRRLVVLRRFVRLAGGRSARIVVIPTASSMAAEAVEVYGAVFGRLHAPDVTEVNPATRAESSDPELIERIDGATGIFITGGNQLKLGQLIVGTPLHDALRRAYQRGAVVGGTSAGASVLSQFMISMGEEGVVPRQRTSQLTAGLGLLSGVILDQHFDQRTRYARLLSLVAASPSLLGIGIDEDTAAEITDENDLTVVGSGAVYVVDARQAISDAHEARRDAPLMVSGAVVHSLPYGSSFDLGEARLTDFVEMHAEVAVVTSPTDVHDTANAAAAMRR
- the glgC gene encoding glucose-1-phosphate adenylyltransferase, with the translated sequence MVTRGTARPKVLAIVLAGGEGKRLMPLTADRAKPAVPFGGIYRLIDFALSNVVNSGYLKIVVLTQYKSQSLDTHVTKTWRMSNLLGNYVAPVPAQQRRGKSWFEGSADAIYQSMNLIHDEKPDIVLVLGADHVYRMDFSQMVAQHIETGAGVTVAAIRQPISLADQFGVIQVADDSDTRIEEFLEKPTDPKGLADSPHEVLASMGNYVFSAETLEEAITADADLPGSKHDMGGDIVPAFVAQGGAHVYDFKGNEVPGTTERDLGYWRDVGTIDSYYEAHMDLVSVHPIFNLYNEEWPIYTDYGYHPPAKFVHGSQDRVGNAVNSAVSPGVVVSGASISGSVLSPRVRVHSFSAVSQSVLLDGVDVGRSCQIHRAIIDKNVVIPPGVSIGVNHDEDRARGFTVTDSGLVVIGKGTIIQG
- the glgA gene encoding glycogen synthase, producing MRIDILTREYPPRIYGGAGVHVAELTRALRALPDLQVQVRAFDEPVQEEGTTGYGVPDTVREANAALRTLGVDLAMADDVATSGADLVHSHTWYANMAGHLGGLLGGIPHVLTAHSLEPMRPWKAEQLGGGYAVSSYAERTAYEGAAGVIAVSAGMREDILASYPQVDPAKVHVVHNGIDSQLWQRDTSDAARAVLAEHGVDPDRPSAVFVGRITRQKGLPYLLRALREVPPEVQVVLLAGAPDTKEIAAEVKGLTDELRTQRGADSTVVWIEEMLPRQQVIAFLSHATVFLCPSVYEPLGIVNLEAMACGAAVVATATGGIPEVVVDGETGWLVPIAQVTDGTGTPLDPDAFVADLAAAITDAVSDPERAARMGEAGRQRAIEQFSWTTVAERTLEVYRHVLG
- a CDS encoding ABC transporter ATP-binding protein produces the protein MSDVLEFAGVGVRRGDNALLQDVDWSVEEGERWVVIGPNGAGKTTLLQVAAARMHPTTGVAGILGEVLGTVDVFELRPRIGLSSAALAERIPVEETVSDVVLTASWAVTGRWREEYDGLDVDRATDLLGALGVAHLAQRQYGTLSEGERKRVQIARALMTDPELMLLDEPAAGLDLRGREDLVDRLRALAEDVTAPAMVLVTHHVEEIPPGFTDILMLRDGKVVAAGPIEVTLTAENLSETFGLPLVVDRHGRRWAARAGDRP